Below is a window of Cytobacillus firmus DNA.
CGGGCTCTGCAAGCAGGGACAAACCTGCCACGGCAGGAAGAGTCAGAAATAAAAGCACCTGGAACGTCTGGTTCAGCTGGCGGTTTAGGTCTGCCCGATCTTCTTCCATAAATGCTTTCGTCACACTCGGCACAAGCGTCAGCGAGAAGGCTGTGGCAAGTGAGACAGGAATGATGACCAGCTTATGGGTCTCAAAGTTCAGGACAGAAAATGATGCTACAGCATTGCCTGCTTCGCCAATAGCATCCATCGCTCTTGTAAATGTAATCTGATCAATAAACTGAAAGAGCGGATTTGCAAGACCTACAAACACAAAAGGTGCAGCATAAAGAATGATTTCTTTATATATCTCCTTGAGAGAGATGTCCACTGTTCCTTTATCTTCTTCAAGCATTTTATCCAAATGCGGCTTGCGCTTATACCAATACCAGAATAACACCCCGAGGCTTCCGAGTCCGCCAATAAAAGCTGCGAAAGTGGCGACACTGATTGCTGCAGTGAGCGAGCCTTCCATCACATTTAAGACCACATATGCACCTGCAAGCACAAACAGGATGCGGACAATCTGCTCCACCACCTGTGAAACCGCTGTAGGCCCCATTGACTGATGCCCCTGGAAAAATCCTCTTATCAGACTCATGAAGGGAATAATAATCAGGGCAAATGATACCGCTCTGATTACGGTTGTTACATCTTCAACACTTACCTCCACATCTTTCCCTGCCAGGGTCATTTCGGCAACAGCCGGAGCAAGGAAGAACAGGATCAGGAATGAGATGACTCCGCTTGCCGTCATGATCACCAAACCTGACTTGAACAGCTTTCTGCCGACAGCATACTCCTCTATTGCATTATATTTAGAGATAAACTTTGAAACTGCCAGCGGAACCCCTGCAGTTGCGATACTAATAAAGATTGTATAAGGTGTATACGAAAAGGAATAAAGGGCTGTCCCTTCCTTCCCGACTATTTGATAAAAAGGAATAACATAAAACAAACCAAGAACCTTCGAGATAATGGTGCCAAGCGTAAGGATGAAGGTTCCCTTTATAAGCTTAGATGACATATAATCCCTTCCTTAAAAAACTGCAGCATACAAACTATAAAAGTATATGAATGCCAAAGCTAAGTTCGTCATTTTTCTATCTTTTTAGACACACTATTTGTAGTGTACTCTTCTTGCCGGGGAAATTCCACTTGCAATACCGTATAATGAGGGATTATTTTTAGAAATAGGATATTTGATTTATAATGAATCTATTGTTTACTTAGCGAATTTAGATAAGTTGGTGAAACCATGAAATATGATGTAATAGTAATAGGCGGAGGTCCTTCGGGATTGATGGCAGCAATCGGTGCTGCGGAAAAGAAGGCAAAGGTCCTTCTCATTGACAAAGGAAACAAGCTTGGAAGGAAGCTTGCCATTTCCGGTGGAGGCCGGTGCAATGTCACAAACAGGCTCCCAGTAGATGAAATCATTAAGCATATCCCGGGCAATGGGAGATTTTTGTATAGTGCATTTTCCATCTTCAGCAATGAAGATATTATCCGCTTCTTTGAGAATTTGGGAATTGAGCTGAAAGAGGAAGATCATGGGCGGATGTTTCCCGTTACCGACAAAGCGCAATCGGTTGTTGATGCCTTAATTTCAAGGCTGAAGGAACTGAAGGTCGATATCAAAACAGACAGCCCGATTCAGGATGTTCACTATGAAAATGGCAGGGTGAAATCGGTAGAATTAAAAACAGGCGATGTTTATGAAGCACACTCTGTTGTGATAGCCGTCGGTGGAAAGTCAGTTCCTCACACAGGCTCAACCGGTGACGGCTATGCATGGGCTGAAAAAGCAGGCCATACGATTACAGAGCTTTTCCCAACTGAGGTTCCGCTGACATCTTCAGAGAGCTTTATTAAAGAAAAAGCGCTGCAGGGATTGTCGCTTCGGAGTGTGGCACTTAGTGTTTTAAACCCTAAAGGAAAAGCGCTCATAACACATCGGATGGATATGATTTTCACCCATTTCGGCATTAGCGGCCCGGCGGTCTTGCGCTGCAGCCAGTATGCGGTGAAAGCGATGAAGAAGTGGAATTTGAAAGAAGTAACCATGAACCTGGATGCACTCCCGGATACAAAGGAAGAACCTCTTTTTCAGGAAGTGTCCAAAAAGATTAAAGAAGAACCGAAGAAAATCATTAAAAACCTCTTAAAAGGGCTGCTTCCGGAAAGGTATCTTTTGTTTCTTCTTGAGCAGAACGGAATTGATCCATCTGCACAAGGGGCAGCTATTTCCAATGAAAAAATCAGAAGCTTTGTTAAGGGCTGCAAATCTTTTCAGTTTAAAGTAACCGGCACTTTGCCTCTCGATAAAGCTTTTGTTACCGGCGGAGGTGTTTCCGTCAAAGAAATCGAACCGCAGACAATGGCTTCAAAAATGATGGAAGGTCTTTTCTTCTGCGGAGAAATCCTCGACATCCATGGCTACACAGGCGGATACAATATCACTTCTGCACTTGTAACAGGCCGGTTAGCCGGATTAAATGCAGCTGCACATACCATGTAATAAAGATAGAGCCTGATGCACTAGAGTCAGGCTCTATATATTACCATGGCAGAGAAACAATAAATCTGATCGTCTTCATCCTCCTGCACTGCGGCCACATTATATTTTATATCCAGCAGCTTTTTCTCCTCAATCTTCTCCAGAAAATGATTCATATCCTTTTCCAGGTCTTTTTCATGCTCGTGATCGAATAATTTTACCTTAATCACAGGAATTCTCCTCCCAGTATTTTTTATTAGCTTGGTCAATTTTCCGAATTTTTAAAATTGAAAAACTAAAAAAAACGAAGCCTAATTGGCCCCGTTTGTAATTTATTCTGTTTTCCCCTGCCAGTTCAGCATGCCGCCAGCCATATTGCGAACCTTATATCCTTGTTCCTGCAAGTAATGACAAACATTTCCGCTGCGGCCGCCAGAGCGGCAGATAATGATATACTCAGTGTCTTTATCGAATTTATCCAGGTTCTCAGGGATCGTGCCCATGCGGATATGTCTGGCTCCAGGAATCATTCCGGAAGCCACCTCTTCATCTTCTCTAACATCTACAAGCTCAAGCTTCTCTCCAGCCTCCAGCTTTTTCTGCAATTCATCAGTGGTAATCTCTTCAATACGGTCCAATCCTAACACCCTTTCCTGAAAACTTTTTAAATAGCACTTTGCTTTTACTAATGCTGCCACTCCTATAATACCCTATATGGCACGAAAAAAAAAAAATGAGAAGTTTCTTTAACATATATACAAAAAAACCACCCTTGATCAAACAAAGGTGGTTCATCTCAATATAACTTAATTTGCAACGATGTTTACAAGCTTGCCCGGTACTGCAATGACTTTACGGACAGTTTTTCCATCAATTTGCTCTTTTACTTTTTCATCACCCATTGCGATTTGCTCCAACAGGTCTTTTTTTGCATCGGCCGGAACCATTAGCTTCGCTTTGACTTTGCCGTTGATTTGAATCACGATTTCGACCTCGTCATCCACCATTTTGGCTTCATCAAATGCCGGCCAGGCTTCATAAGCAATGGACTCATCATGGCCAAATTTTGACCAAAGCTCTTCTGAAATATGAGGAGCGATTGGTGAAAGCATTTTAACAAAACCTTCTGCAAAAGTTTTTGGCAGCACATCTGCTTTATAAGCTTCGTTAATGAATACCATCATTTGAGAAATAGCTGTGTTAAAACGAAGTCCTTCGTAGTCCTCAGTTACTTTTTTCACCGTTTGGTGGTAAACCTTTTCAAGACTGCTGCCTTCTTCAATGTCTTGAATTCTCGGGCTTAATTCACCAGTCTCTTCCACAAACAATCGCCAGATGCGGTCAAGGAATCTTCTTGAGCCATCCAATCCATTTGTAGACCAGGCGATGGAAGCTTCAAGCGGCCCCATGAACATTTCGTATAAACGAAGAGTATCTGCACCATGGCTCTCTACGATTTCATCCGGGTTAACGACATTGCCTTTTGATTTACTCATTTTCTCATTGTTCTCCCCAAGAATCATACCCTGGTTGAATAGCTTTTGGAACGGTTCCTTCGTATGGACAACTCCCACATCGTAAAGGACCTTGTGCCAGAAGCGGGCATATAGAAGGTGAAGAACCGCATGTTCAGCTCCTCCGATATATATATCAACCGGAAGCCATTCTTTTAATTTTTCGGGATCTGCAAGAGCTTCACTATTTTTCGGATCAATATAGCGAAGGTAGTACCAGCAGCTGCCTGCCCATTGCGGCATTGTGTTCGTTTCCCTCCGGCCTTTTTTGCCAGTTTCCGGATCCACAACATTAACCCAATCATCAATGTTGGCTAATGGTGACTCACCAGTACCGGATGGCTTGATCTCCGTTGTTTTTGGAAGCACTAATGGAAGCTGATCTTCCGGCACGGCAGTCATTGTGCCATCTTCCCAGTGGATAACTGGAATCGGCTCGCCCCAATAGCGCTGGCGGCTGAATAACCAGTCACGAAGACGGTAAGTAACCTTCTTGGTGCCAATACCTTTTTCTTCAAGCCAGGCAATCATTTTCTCAATAGCGTCCTCTTTGTTTAATCCATCAAGGAAACCTGAGTTCACATGCTCGCCATCGCCAGTGTATGCTTCTTTATCAACATCTCCGCCGGCAACGACTTCTTTAATAGGCAGATCAAATTGCTTGGCGAACTCATAGTCGCGCTCGTCATGTGCCGGAACCGCCATGATGGCACCTGTTCCATAGCTGACTAAAACATAATCTGCAATCCAGATTGGCATTTTTTCGCCGTTGGCCGGGTTGATCGCGTACGCACCAGTGAAGACACCCGTTTTTTCTTTAGCAAGATCTGTCCGCTCAAGATCGCTCTTGCTCTTTACTTTGTCAATGTAAGCCTGAACTGCTTCTTGCTGCCCCTCTGTTGTGATCTTATCAACAAGCGCGTGCTCTGGAGCAAGTACAGCATATGTTGCACCATATAATGTGTCAGGACGTGTTGTGAATACGGTGAATGTGCCATCATGTCCTTCAATATTGAATGTCACTTCAGCTCCTTCAGAGCGGCCGATCCAGTTGCGCTGCATATCCTTTAGGCTCTCTGGCCAATCCAATAAATCAAGATCTTCAAGCAGGCGATCCGCATAAGCCGTAATTTTCAGCATCCACTGTCTCATTGGGCGGCGTTCTACCGGATGGCCACCGCGCTCGCTTTTTCCGTCGATAACCTCTTCATTTGCAAGTACTGTTCCAAGTGCAGGACACCAGTTAACAGCTACTTCATCGATATAAGCAAGCCCTTTTTCATAAAGCTTTAAGAAGATCCATTGAGTCCATTTATAGTATTCAGGGTCTGTTGTGTTTACTTCACGATCCCAGTCATAGGAGAAGCCTAACGCTTTGATCTGGCGGCGGAAGGTGTTGATATTCTGTTCTGTGAATTCTGCCGGGTCATTCCCTGTATCAAGTGCATATTGCTCTGCAGGTAAACCAAATGCATCCCAGCCCATCGGATGAAGGACATTATAGCCCTGCATGCGCTTCATGCGGGAAAGGATATCTGTTGCCGTATATCCTTCCGGGTGGCCAACGTGAAGACCAGCGCCTGAAGGATATGGGAACATATCAAGCGCATAAAACTTGCGCTTGCCTTTATCTTCAGTTGTTTTGAATGTTTTATTTTCTTCCCAGTGGCCCTGCCACTTTTTTTCAATCTCCTTATGATTGAAACTCATTTTTGTTTCCTCCTATTAATGAAAATAAAATAAAAAAACCTCTCATCCCAAAAAGGGACGAGAGGATTATGTATAAATCTCCCGCGGTACCACCCACATTAGTGAACATGTCACTCGCTTCATTCATCCTTAACGCGGAAAACGGCAAGCATTACTGGTATTTCACACTTGCTGCTCAAAGGCGAGTTCATGATGTGCCCGGCTGACTTGCACCTGCCGTCAACTCTCTTAAAACGGGCGCTGCACCACTACTGCTCCTTATCTAAGCATTTTAGTATAAGAATATGACTATTGTAATAAATTTCCCGCCAGGATGCAAGTAGGCTTATCCTGACAGGAATTTAATACTTAGAATATGCAAAGCTTTTAAAATTGTGCACCATGTTTCACTTTCTTTAGGGCAAAATGTTTACGAAACCATCCAATCATTATTTCAAATCGATCAGATGCGGATGAAAGAGCCATAATAGAATCGCAATGATAGGAAGCGAAACTGCCATAGCTATTCCCGGCTTTTTATAATGCATTCGCAGCATGATGAACATGATGAGATTAAATAGCACAGACCACCAGAAATTCCACCCATTATCATAAATAAACAATCCCTTTTTAGAAAACAAATACTCCAGCACTGAGAAATAAACGATCCACACGCCAGTATAAAAAATCTTTTTCTTTAGATTTTTTTCCGGAAAATAGCGAAGGTAAATCATGACGACGACTGGAATAATCAGCAAAGTGAAGGTGATTTCAATAAACGTATGATTCAGCCAATCCAGCGTAACTGCTCTATAGGCCCATAGGGTATGATTATAAAATAAAAAATTATATAGAAAGTTGGCAATGATATAAAATTGGACAGTAGGATAGTATTCTTTCCATCTTTTCCAATCAACAAATTTCCAGGCAAAAAAAATATAGACAAGTACAACCAATAATAAATACACAATATCTCCACCAATTATCTGCCATCAATTCAGTATCAACAATATACCCATAGTTTCAGAGGTTTTATTCGCATTACTGGACAAGAGAAAAAGAGGGCATTCTCTGCCCTCTCTAAAAAACTGCTATGCGCATTCTTATTGAACTGTATAGCCCCCATCAATAACTGCCGCCTGGCCCGTAATTCCTTTAGCTGCATCGCCAGCCAAAAAAATCGCATAATCTGCAATCTCTTCCACCTTCAGAAGCCTTTTTTGCGGCACTAATGGATAAATGACTTCCTCCAGTGCTTTTTCGATGGGGACATTTCTTGTTTTAGCAAGATCATTCAGCTGATTTCTTACGAGTGGTGTGTCTACATAGCCCGGACAGATGGCATTAACCGTAATGCCATGTTCAGCAGCCTCCAACGCCGCGACTTTAGTTAAGCCTATAACACCATGCTTTGCACTGTTATATGCAGCCTTGCCTGCAAACCCCACAAGCCCATTGATGGAAGCCATGTTAAGTATCCGGCCAGATTTTTGTTTTTTCATGATTGGCATCGCGTGCTTTATAGCCACGAATGGAGCAGTCAGCATTACTTTGATCATGAATTCAAACTTCTCAGTTGGAAATTCGTCTATAAATGAAACATGCTGCAGCCCTGCATTATTTATCAGCACATCCAAAGCACCGAATCGGCTGACAGTTTCATTAATGGCCGCCTGTATATCTGACTCTGATGTGACATCACATTTTAGCCCAAGCGCTTCAAAACCTTCATTCTGCAGGTTTTCTGCAGCTTTTTTCACGGCAGCTTCCTGAATATCAGTCAGAACAATTCTCGAGCCCTGTTCGGCAAACCTCTTGCCAATTTCATAGCCAATTCCCTGCGCTGCACCAGTGATAAAAACGACTTTATTTTGTACCATGAATAAGCTCCTTTCAAAACAAAGCCGGGGCCCTGTTTGATGAGCCCCTGCCGAAATTAGATTCCTAATCCGAATGAGAATAATACAATCGCTATGGCTAAACCAATCAGCGGGACAATTACCGTAACAGCAGCCACTGCTCCATATGCTGCCTGGTGGGTTTCACCGCAGATTGCCCGTACAGTGGTAACAACATAGCCATTATGCGGCAAAGAGTCGAGAGCTCCGGAAGAAATGGCAACCGTCCTGTGCAGGGCTTCTGCATTAACGCCCATGTCCATATAATGCGGTGCAAGAATTGGCAGTGCGATTGCCTGGCCTCCTGAAGCTGACCCAGTCATCCCGGCGATCACACTTACGGCTATGGCACCGCCAATCAGCGGACTGCCAGGAATGCTCGTCATCCAATCAACTGCTGTGGCAAATGCAGGCACTGCTTTTGCTACGCCGCCAAACCCAACGACAGCAGCCGTATTGCCTATAGCAATCAATGCACCTAATGTTCCATCAGACACAGCATTCCAGAAATTAGTGAAATACTTTCGGTTCAATAGATATGTGGCAATGACTCCACCCAGCAAGGCAAGAATAAGTGCAGATTGTGCAAGTGAATCATGAAAAACGAAGGAAATAATTAAAACCACAACTAATGGTACAACACCCATAATTGGATGCGGTAAATCCTTATTTTCTGTTACAGGATCCTGCTTGCGGGATTCAAACGTTTCTCCTTTGTTTACAGCCTTGGTAATCATGCGCTTCAGCCACCAGTAGCCGAAGATCATCATGAACACAGCCACAATTAAGCTGACTTCCCAGCCCGCATATGGAGTTGTTCCTAGGAATTCAATCGGAATCCAGTTTTGAATTTCAGGTGAACCTGCAGAAGTCATCGTAAATGTTACAGATCCAAATGCCAGTGCTGCAGGGATAAATCTTCTCGGCAGATTTGCCTGCTTAAATAAACTCAACGCCATTGGATATACAGAGAAGGCGACAACGAATAAACTGACTCCGCCATAAGTTAAAATGGCACAGGACGCGACTATGGCAAGAACGGCATATTTCATTCCAAGCTTATCCACGACCATTTTGGATACACTGTCAGCCGCACCGCTATCCTCCATTACCTTTCCAAAAATAGCACCTAATAGGAACATCAGATACCATGATGTGACAAATCCCGAAAAGCCGGACATATAGTTCCCGACCAAGTTGGCCTCTCCTTCTCCTGCCAGCTGCGGAAATAAAGGCATACCGCTAAAAAGAGCTACAAACAGCGCAGATAATGGACCGACCACCAGCAGATTCATTCCCCGCATCGTCAGGTATATCAGCAGGGCAAGCCCGCCTATTAACCCAATCATACTTAGCATTTCATTTCCCCCTTTGTTTTAAATATAAGAAAATTAACAAGTCACCCCTCCTTTTGCAAACGTTTTCAAAAAAAGATAAAAAAATAACTTCTTGTGAAATGTTATTGCAAGAAGTGTGCCAACAAAAAAATACTTCTTGGTAAAGGGAATGGTGAACATTTAATGAATTATTTTTCCGGAAATCTGGAACGGGCAGGGAGCAAGTCCTCCAATTTAATAGAATAGTTTTCTGACAATTCCGTCTAACTAAGGGTTATCAGTATTAAAGATTCCTAGAATCAAAAAAGTCCAGAATTCTGGAATATATTCCGGATTTCTGGACTTTTTAAACCTATACAATTCCATATTTCTTTAACTTTTCGTACATGGACGATTTACTGATGCCAAGAGCATTTGCTGCTGCTATTCGGTCATTATTATATTTGCTCAAGCTTTGTGACAGAATCCGCTTCTCTGTTTCCTCAAGAATATCCTTCAAATTCTTTTTTCCAACCGGATATACAGCAGTTTCTTTCATATAATCCGGCAATGATTCTGTGGTGATAGTTTCATTGCTTGTCAGGTGAATGGATGCCTCGATTACATTTTCAAGCTCCCTGATATTTCCGGGCCAGCTGTATTGATGAAACTTTTCTATGACTTCCTCTTCAATTGCACTTATTCTCTTTCCTGATTTTTTCGTTATTTTCTTGATAAAGCTGTCGATTAGAAGGGGTAAGTCCTCCATCCTGTCGCGCAAAGAAGGAACCATGAACGGCACTACATTAATTCGATAAAATAAATCCTCCCTAAAACGCTTTTCCTCCATCATTTTTTCGAGCGGTCTGTTAGTTGCAGCAATAATCCGGACATCCACTTTAACCGGAGAAGTTGACCCAACACTTTCAATCTCGCCTTCCTGCAGGGCACGCAATAACTTCACTTGCATATTAAGCGGCATATCCCCGATTTCATCCAAAAACAAGGTCCCTCCATCTGCGAGCTGAAATTTTCCTTTTTTACCGCCCTTTTTCGCCCCTGTAAAAGCTCCCTCTTCATAGCCAAACAGTTCAGACTCCAGCAGATGTTCAGGAATGGCCCCACAGTTAATTTTTACAAATGGCTGATGGCTCCTGTTGCTGAGCTGATGAATGCTGTGGGCAAACAGTTCTTTGCCGGTCCCGCTTTCCCCGCGGATTAAAACGGAAATATCACTGGCTGCCACCATTTTCACCTTTTCTTTCAGGCTGTGAATCTGGCTTGAGCTTCCTAATATATCATCGAGGCTGTATTTTACACTTGGATCAATTCCCTGGATATAGCTCTGGATTTTTGTGAGCATGCTCTTTACATGGCTGTTCATCTGCATCCATTCCTTTGTATCCCTAAAGAAAACCGTCCCGAATGCGCCAATTACCTCGCCATCAGAAAAAATGGGAATGCGGTTTGCTATCATATAGTTGCCTCTTATAAATTGCAGGTCCGCAATTTCTTCCTTTCCTGATTCTGCCACTATATGCATTCGTGAATTTTCAATAACCCCCGATACATGCTTCCCCAGAACCTGTTCCCTCTCCACCTCAAGGAAATCGCAATAATTTTTATTGATGTAAATGATCGTTCCTTCTTTATTTACAACGACAAGCCATCCAAAGGCGTTTTCTACAATGGTTTCAACCATTTGAACAGGCAAATCAAATAATGCACTTTTCATTTTTGATCCCCTCATTTTGGACATTCTACTATTATAAACACCATTTTATCATATTTTTCTGACAACAAATTCATTTCAATAGGTATTCCATTTGCGTTTACTGTCCATACCATTAGTAATCCGTGCAGACATGGGAGGTGTTTCAGCTGAAAGGCATATATTTGATCAATCCCCACTGGCAATACTTAAACAAGCCCAAAGAAGAATGTATTCAGCTGCAAAAACAGGCACTGGAATCCTATATTGAGAACCATAATATTTATACAGTGAAGCTAAATCAATGGCAGCTGAACGACTACTACACCATTCCACATGCCCTATTGTATGATTTGAAGAAAAAGAAAGCAGAGCTGGATATCCTGCTTCTTTATTCTGAAGAGGTCCTTGAAGACTTTATCCATACTTATCCGGCGAGATGGCTGATTCTGAAAAGCTTCTTCAATGAGGTTGTATTTTGCGCTAACCAAAAAGAGAACTCTCTTGAAGGCGCAGGTTAAATGAATTACAAGACACAAAAAACCTGCAGCTCCAAACTGCAGGTTTCATTCTTTGGTTTATACTTATGAAACATGCGCCAATTCTTTAGACTCCTTTAATTTCCGGTCATATACAAGAATCGTCAGAATGGCAAAGACAAATAGAACCATTAATACAGCAAACAGCATGGAGATTCCATAAAGATCAACCAGAATACCCCCCAGTAAAGGGCCGATCATCCTTCCGCCTGTAGCTGTGCTGTTTACGATTCCCTGGTAAAACCCTTCCCTCCCTTTAGGAGCAAGCTGGTTGGCAATGGTCGGAACAGCTGGCCATATCAGCATTTCGCCTACTGTCAGAATAACCATGCTGATGACAAATGCGGAGAACTGTTCTGCGATCGCCGCAACAGCAAACGAGCCAATAAATATAACCATTCCGGCGACCATCTGAATCTTTAATGTTTTAAACCATTTTACCATTGCACTGATAACCGGCTGCCCCAAGACAATCAGGGCTCCATTAATAGTCCACAGCAAACTGTATTGCTTTAACGAAATGTTCAGCTCCTGTGTATAAGCGGCAATAGTCGATTGCCATTGAACATATCCTACCCAGCACAATAAATAGCCCGCACATAATATGAGCAGCGCATAAAGCTTGGTATGATTTTTAACCATGCCATTTTCCTGAAGGATGGAGGTCTGCTGACCGGAAACTGTGTTTATTCCCCTGTAGCCAAAAACAGCGATCAATAAAAAAATGATATACATAACAGTATTGGCCAGAAAAATTAACTGAAAAGAGTACGAGGCCACAAGACCGCCAAGAGCAGCACCAATGGCAACACCTGCGTTCTGGGCTACATAGATGGCATTGAAGGCTTTGCGTCCTCCTTCTTTCCAGACTGATCCGGCCATCGCAAACATAGAAGGAAAAACAATCCCGGAGCCAAATCCGACAAAGGTAAGGAATACCACATATGCAGGCCAGCCATGCCAAAAGGTCAAACCGAGGAGCGCCATTACTGTGATGACAATTCCAAGAAGAATCGAACGATAGCCGCCAACTTTATCATAGAGGCTCCCCCCTATTAAATTTCCGGCGACACTGGCAGCTGCGTTCACCATTAGTACCAGGCCGGCTACCGATAAGGATTTGCCTAAGTGGTCATGAATGTAGATTGTATTAAGAGGCCACAAAAAAGAAGATCCGGTTACATTCACTGCCATCCCAATAATTAAAAGCCATAAGGTCCGCGGCATAAGATAACGCCCCTTTTTTCGTATTTTTTATGTTTAGCCGGTGCATTATCTCCCGGACACTATTTCGAAATCCAAAATAATTTTAGTTGGTTTTTCCTGTCCTTGCAATAGGTTTTTAATCGATTTTAATAGACAGAATACTTCTTCTTTTTCACTTAAAGATTCAGAAAAGTAAAGCCCCGATCCTCGGTGGATCGGGGCTTTGCCATAATTATTTATGACGATTGTTCCGGTTCTGGATGAAATTTCGATTTAACAGGCTGTCCGCCTGATTTTTCATAGTGCTTTTTCGACTGCTTTACCGCGTCGAAGTCCCGGCCAAATTCAACATCCTGGTTATTGGCGCCATTGCGGGTCTTTTGTTCCGGATTGTTTTGTTTTGATCGCTTTTTTACCATCTGTGAACCACTCCTTAATGAGGAAGAATTATCATCTGATTTTGGAGCTGCTGCAGCTGGAGCCTCATACGATGAAGCTGTTCCCGCTGCTGGGAGTTGGCGCTATGGGCCATCTGGGTTATATCATTATAAGCAGCTTCCAAAGACTGAAGCGCATTGGAGTATTCGAAATCATTGTAATGCTCCTGTGTTCTTCCCGATTCAAACTGCTCCTGCGCAAAACGGATTGCATCCTCACACTGCTGAAGAAGTGTATCCATTGATTCACGGGTTGCCATGGTATGTTCCCCTCCTTGAAGAATGGGTATAGAAGCTTGCATGCTTCATGAATTAGTTTGTTCATTTTTCCGTAATCCTTACCACTGTATTTCCTGCCAATTCCCCTTTTATAAGGTTTTGCGTCATGATAAGATTAATTTTATGAAAGCACTCATAATGATTTTCACAATATAGATTACTCTTTGATTAAGGAGGGATAATTGTGGATAAAGTAAATCCTTTTCCATATGCATCCGATAATAAACGGTACCATACATGGAATTATCATTTGCGCAGTGAATTTGGCCATAAGGTTTTTAAAGTGGCACTTGATGGCGGATTTGATTGCCCAAACCGTGATGGCACGGTCGCACACGGAGGGTGTACGTTCTGCAGCGCCGCCGGTTCTGGAGACTTTGCCGGGAACCGCACTGATGATTTGGACACACAGTTTAATGCAATCAAAACAAAAATGCATCATAAATGGAAAGACGGAAAATATATGGCCTATTTTCAGGCTTTTACCAATACACATGCCCCTGTTGAAGTGCTTCGTGATATGTATGAGCGGGTGCTTGAGCAGGAAGGGGTTGTCGGGCTGTCTATTGCAACCCGCCCTGACTGCCTGCCTGATGATGTAGTTGACTATCTGGCAGAGCTTAACAAGCGGACTTACCTCTGGGTAGAGCTCGGGCTGCAGACTGTACATGAAAGAACTGCCCTTTTA
It encodes the following:
- a CDS encoding sigma-54 interaction domain-containing protein, whose amino-acid sequence is MKSALFDLPVQMVETIVENAFGWLVVVNKEGTIIYINKNYCDFLEVEREQVLGKHVSGVIENSRMHIVAESGKEEIADLQFIRGNYMIANRIPIFSDGEVIGAFGTVFFRDTKEWMQMNSHVKSMLTKIQSYIQGIDPSVKYSLDDILGSSSQIHSLKEKVKMVAASDISVLIRGESGTGKELFAHSIHQLSNRSHQPFVKINCGAIPEHLLESELFGYEEGAFTGAKKGGKKGKFQLADGGTLFLDEIGDMPLNMQVKLLRALQEGEIESVGSTSPVKVDVRIIAATNRPLEKMMEEKRFREDLFYRINVVPFMVPSLRDRMEDLPLLIDSFIKKITKKSGKRISAIEEEVIEKFHQYSWPGNIRELENVIEASIHLTSNETITTESLPDYMKETAVYPVGKKNLKDILEETEKRILSQSLSKYNNDRIAAANALGISKSSMYEKLKKYGIV
- a CDS encoding YtzC family protein; protein product: MATRESMDTLLQQCEDAIRFAQEQFESGRTQEHYNDFEYSNALQSLEAAYNDITQMAHSANSQQREQLHRMRLQLQQLQNQMIILPH
- a CDS encoding 3-hydroxybutyrate dehydrogenase, translating into MVQNKVVFITGAAQGIGYEIGKRFAEQGSRIVLTDIQEAAVKKAAENLQNEGFEALGLKCDVTSESDIQAAINETVSRFGALDVLINNAGLQHVSFIDEFPTEKFEFMIKVMLTAPFVAIKHAMPIMKKQKSGRILNMASINGLVGFAGKAAYNSAKHGVIGLTKVAALEAAEHGITVNAICPGYVDTPLVRNQLNDLAKTRNVPIEKALEEVIYPLVPQKRLLKVEEIADYAIFLAGDAAKGITGQAAVIDGGYTVQ
- a CDS encoding CBO0543 family protein gives rise to the protein MYLLLVVLVYIFFAWKFVDWKRWKEYYPTVQFYIIANFLYNFLFYNHTLWAYRAVTLDWLNHTFIEITFTLLIIPVVVMIYLRYFPEKNLKKKIFYTGVWIVYFSVLEYLFSKKGLFIYDNGWNFWWSVLFNLIMFIMLRMHYKKPGIAMAVSLPIIAILLWLFHPHLIDLK
- a CDS encoding MDR family MFS transporter, producing the protein MPRTLWLLIIGMAVNVTGSSFLWPLNTIYIHDHLGKSLSVAGLVLMVNAAASVAGNLIGGSLYDKVGGYRSILLGIVITVMALLGLTFWHGWPAYVVFLTFVGFGSGIVFPSMFAMAGSVWKEGGRKAFNAIYVAQNAGVAIGAALGGLVASYSFQLIFLANTVMYIIFLLIAVFGYRGINTVSGQQTSILQENGMVKNHTKLYALLILCAGYLLCWVGYVQWQSTIAAYTQELNISLKQYSLLWTINGALIVLGQPVISAMVKWFKTLKIQMVAGMVIFIGSFAVAAIAEQFSAFVISMVILTVGEMLIWPAVPTIANQLAPKGREGFYQGIVNSTATGGRMIGPLLGGILVDLYGISMLFAVLMVLFVFAILTILVYDRKLKESKELAHVS
- a CDS encoding glycogen biosynthesis protein GlgD, yielding MVKKRSKQNNPEQKTRNGANNQDVEFGRDFDAVKQSKKHYEKSGGQPVKSKFHPEPEQSS
- a CDS encoding GntP family permease, which encodes MLSMIGLIGGLALLIYLTMRGMNLLVVGPLSALFVALFSGMPLFPQLAGEGEANLVGNYMSGFSGFVTSWYLMFLLGAIFGKVMEDSGAADSVSKMVVDKLGMKYAVLAIVASCAILTYGGVSLFVVAFSVYPMALSLFKQANLPRRFIPAALAFGSVTFTMTSAGSPEIQNWIPIEFLGTTPYAGWEVSLIVAVFMMIFGYWWLKRMITKAVNKGETFESRKQDPVTENKDLPHPIMGVVPLVVVLIISFVFHDSLAQSALILALLGGVIATYLLNRKYFTNFWNAVSDGTLGALIAIGNTAAVVGFGGVAKAVPAFATAVDWMTSIPGSPLIGGAIAVSVIAGMTGSASGGQAIALPILAPHYMDMGVNAEALHRTVAISSGALDSLPHNGYVVTTVRAICGETHQAAYGAVAAVTVIVPLIGLAIAIVLFSFGLGI